The Terriglobia bacterium genome has a window encoding:
- a CDS encoding transglycosylase SLT domain-containing protein encodes MKIRIHTSQPKRLKSMGVNLLLPACAVRPRPFWTKKFPSLTALLTLALVATLALPQVCVAPLRLATALVAGSPQAARAVNLEVQVHRIFERFHMQVDAALIHEMALVGTSNDVDPRLIAAVVVAESSGDPLAISNQNSIGLMQINAKVWARKLNFTRNNPFDPATNLRMGVAILRTCLDEYRGLDSALAAYVGDPEYTKEDTAAYVDRVIRIFEKASGAAVTRSPGMRVTSRKEALQTAGGDQVQPGGL; translated from the coding sequence ATGAAAATTAGAATCCACACCTCACAGCCAAAGAGGCTCAAGTCGATGGGAGTCAATCTCCTTCTTCCCGCTTGCGCCGTTCGACCTCGTCCTTTCTGGACGAAAAAGTTCCCTTCCCTCACCGCTCTTCTTACCCTTGCACTGGTTGCCACTCTGGCCTTGCCCCAGGTCTGTGTTGCACCGTTGCGCCTGGCCACAGCGCTTGTGGCAGGATCGCCCCAGGCCGCTCGGGCAGTCAACCTGGAGGTGCAGGTACATCGCATCTTCGAGCGTTTTCACATGCAGGTCGACGCTGCCTTGATCCATGAGATGGCCCTCGTGGGGACCTCGAACGATGTCGATCCACGCTTGATTGCCGCTGTCGTTGTCGCCGAATCAAGCGGAGACCCACTCGCCATTTCGAATCAGAATTCAATCGGGCTGATGCAGATCAATGCCAAGGTCTGGGCGAGAAAACTCAATTTTACCCGGAACAATCCCTTTGACCCTGCCACCAACCTTCGGATGGGGGTTGCGATCCTTCGAACATGTTTGGACGAATACCGGGGCCTGGATTCTGCCCTTGCTGCTTACGTGGGAGACCCTGAGTACACCAAAGAGGACACGGCGGCTTATGTTGACCGCGTCATTCGGATCTTTGAGAAGGCTTCGGGTGCCGCAGTCACCCGCAGTCCCGGCATGAGAGTGACCTCGAGGAAGGAAGCACTGCAGACAGCAGGAGGGGATCAGGTACAGCCGGGTGGTTTATAA
- a CDS encoding ROK family protein has product MENDPEADHAAVVLTPSGDLSAGPVDPAEEQPENPAALSAPDETPLVPIQDAHAKTAVKPLRTLVVDVGGTGIKAEVLNEAGKSLTSRARVPTPQPATPAAVVAEIQKLAKKQGKFNRVSVGFPGVVKEGVVFTAPNLGPRWKNFNLAQTLRQKLRRPVRISNDADVQGFGVITGRGVEMVITLGTGVGSALFVDGVLVPNLELGHHPFLKGKTYEEKLSHAALEKAGKKKWNKRLVKAVQELQLIFNYDKLYLGGGNSKHISVKLPPNTKVVSNEAGLWGGIALWRD; this is encoded by the coding sequence ATGGAAAATGATCCCGAGGCAGATCACGCTGCCGTGGTGCTGACACCCTCCGGTGACCTCAGTGCCGGTCCGGTTGACCCCGCTGAAGAACAACCCGAAAACCCGGCGGCCCTCTCAGCTCCGGATGAAACTCCCCTTGTCCCAATCCAGGACGCTCACGCCAAGACGGCCGTGAAGCCGCTTCGAACCCTGGTGGTCGACGTCGGCGGGACCGGTATTAAGGCAGAGGTTCTGAATGAAGCAGGGAAGAGCCTGACTTCACGTGCGCGGGTCCCCACCCCCCAGCCGGCCACACCGGCCGCCGTGGTGGCCGAAATCCAGAAACTGGCTAAGAAGCAGGGGAAATTCAACCGTGTGTCGGTGGGATTCCCGGGGGTCGTGAAGGAGGGGGTTGTGTTTACCGCTCCGAACCTTGGGCCGCGCTGGAAGAACTTCAATCTGGCACAAACACTCCGCCAAAAGCTGCGCCGACCGGTTCGAATCTCCAATGATGCCGACGTCCAGGGTTTCGGCGTGATCACGGGCCGCGGGGTGGAGATGGTCATCACCCTCGGAACCGGTGTCGGTTCGGCCCTGTTTGTGGATGGAGTGCTCGTCCCTAATCTCGAACTCGGACACCATCCCTTTCTCAAGGGGAAAACTTACGAGGAGAAGCTCAGCCACGCAGCGCTTGAAAAGGCGGGAAAGAAGAAATGGAATAAACGGCTCGTGAAAGCCGTCCAGGAACTTCAGTTGATTTTCAACTACGATAAACTCTATCTCGGCGGCGGGAATTCAAAACACATTTCGGTCAAGCTCCCCCCCAACACAAAAGTAGTAAGCAATGAGGCCGGCCTGTGGGGTGGGATCGCGTTGTGGCGGGACTGA
- a CDS encoding dehydrogenase E1 component subunit alpha/beta: MEVIEKSTEIVPRPLVLELYRKMITVNYIEERVKIFVRQGKVSFHASTRGHEKVQIGMTMLLKPRHDWFFTYYREKAVAVGLGMPIKDIFLGMLGRAGDPSSEGRNMPEHFSSRDLHLVSQTACTGTQYLPAVGLARALHMDGSDAIVYVSSGEGATSEGEFFEALNWAARERLPVLFVIQNNGYAISVPQDTQTISEIHRVARGFGMPTFDLDGTWFEPMYQTVPPVIERIRAGRGPALIEAQVIRMDPHSSSDDQKKYRSAEELDQLVERDPILQTEKYLLKNKILTEEELTAIRAEIQQQVNAEADAADQSPLPDPSRVMAHIFSDQPVVTEETIPVYVSDEPVNMVTAINTGLHEELTRNPKIVMWGEDIADPKGGVFGVTRGLTTAFPGRVENAPLAEASIIGVAGGMALNGYKPIVEIQFADYSWPAFMQIRNEISTVRWRSNNEWQCPVVIRVACGGYIKGGPWHSTCVETLYSHTPGWYVVYPSCAEDAKGLIKTAARSEDPVIFLEHKGLYRRVQAKTLEPNADYLIPFGKGRIRREGKDLTIVTWGSTVYLALEAAKELEEQNISVEVIDLRSIVPMDDELVFSSVRKTNRVLVGHEDTLTMGFGAEVVARIAENCFEHLDAPVIRLGAKDCFAPAAPNLEAAVLPSLDDMRAGIKKLLSY; this comes from the coding sequence ATGGAAGTCATCGAGAAAAGCACGGAAATCGTCCCCCGACCCTTGGTCCTCGAACTGTATCGCAAGATGATCACCGTCAACTACATTGAGGAGCGCGTGAAGATCTTTGTGCGGCAGGGCAAGGTCTCCTTTCATGCGTCCACGCGAGGGCATGAAAAGGTTCAGATCGGGATGACGATGCTGCTCAAACCCCGGCATGACTGGTTTTTCACTTACTACCGGGAGAAGGCGGTGGCAGTCGGTCTGGGGATGCCCATCAAGGACATCTTCCTGGGAATGCTTGGACGCGCGGGAGATCCGAGCTCCGAAGGACGAAATATGCCGGAGCATTTTTCCTCTCGCGACCTCCACCTGGTTTCTCAGACCGCCTGCACGGGAACTCAATATTTGCCTGCCGTCGGGCTGGCGAGGGCGTTGCACATGGACGGTTCAGACGCCATCGTCTACGTCTCCTCGGGGGAAGGCGCCACCAGTGAAGGCGAATTTTTCGAGGCGTTGAACTGGGCGGCGAGAGAGCGACTCCCGGTCCTGTTTGTGATCCAGAACAATGGGTATGCCATCAGTGTCCCACAGGACACTCAAACGATTTCTGAGATTCATCGCGTCGCCCGGGGATTTGGAATGCCCACGTTCGATCTGGATGGCACGTGGTTCGAGCCGATGTACCAGACGGTCCCGCCCGTTATTGAGCGCATCCGAGCCGGCCGGGGGCCGGCGCTGATTGAAGCCCAGGTCATCCGCATGGATCCTCACTCCTCCTCGGACGATCAGAAGAAGTACCGTAGCGCCGAGGAACTGGATCAGCTCGTCGAACGCGATCCGATTTTGCAGACCGAAAAGTACCTCCTCAAAAATAAGATTCTGACGGAGGAGGAACTCACCGCGATCCGCGCGGAAATCCAGCAACAAGTGAATGCGGAGGCCGACGCCGCCGACCAGTCCCCCCTGCCGGACCCGTCCCGGGTGATGGCACACATCTTCAGCGACCAGCCTGTTGTGACCGAAGAGACAATTCCCGTTTATGTGAGTGACGAGCCGGTGAATATGGTGACGGCAATCAACACGGGGTTGCACGAAGAGTTGACCCGAAACCCCAAGATCGTCATGTGGGGAGAAGATATCGCCGATCCCAAGGGCGGCGTGTTTGGCGTCACGCGTGGCTTGACGACCGCCTTTCCCGGACGGGTGGAAAACGCCCCTCTGGCCGAAGCCTCCATCATCGGGGTGGCAGGCGGGATGGCCTTGAATGGCTATAAACCCATCGTGGAGATTCAATTCGCCGACTATTCCTGGCCGGCATTCATGCAAATCCGGAATGAGATTTCGACGGTTCGCTGGCGCAGCAATAACGAATGGCAATGTCCGGTGGTCATCCGCGTCGCCTGTGGCGGATACATCAAGGGAGGTCCCTGGCATTCGACCTGCGTCGAAACCCTGTATTCCCATACGCCGGGATGGTATGTGGTTTACCCCAGCTGTGCCGAGGACGCCAAGGGGCTTATCAAGACGGCGGCCCGGTCTGAGGATCCCGTGATCTTCCTCGAACACAAGGGCCTCTACCGCCGTGTTCAAGCGAAGACCCTGGAGCCCAACGCGGACTACCTGATCCCTTTTGGGAAAGGCCGGATTCGTCGGGAGGGGAAGGATCTCACAATCGTCACCTGGGGATCAACCGTGTACCTGGCCCTCGAGGCCGCCAAAGAACTGGAAGAACAGAACATCTCAGTTGAAGTGATCGATCTTCGCTCCATCGTCCCGATGGATGATGAACTCGTCTTTTCCAGTGTCCGGAAAACCAACCGGGTCCTTGTGGGACATGAAGACACGCTCACGATGGGATTTGGCGCCGAGGTGGTTGCTCGAATTGCCGAGAACTGTTTCGAGCACCTGGATGCACCTGTGATCCGACTCGGAGCGAAGGACTGCTTTGCACCGGCTGCCCCTAATCTTGAGGCGGCGGTCCTCCCTTCCCTTGACGACATGCGAGCCGGAATCAAGAAACTTCTCTCCTACTGA
- a CDS encoding aldo/keto reductase, whose protein sequence is MKMRRMGRTGLMVSEVCLGTMTFGAQCDEKTSFAIMDKARDWGINFIDTADMYPLPPTLETAGRTEEIVGKWLKGKRPQFVVATKCRFAMGPGPNDVGLSRKHIFNAIDASLRRLQCDYIDLYQVHAPDPMTSIEETLRALDDLVRSGKVRYIGCSNFSAWELAKALWTSERLNLARFECFQPRYNLLFREIEAELLPICREERLGVIPYNPLGGGFLSGKYKKGQSPVEGTRFTLGKSGEIYRERYWHDAQFDSVSRLQDFLEKKNKPLIHAALAWVLAQVGITSAIVGATRPEQLDQSLPGVDLDLDAEDLAACDAVWYQLPRVRPGAGSVKLTR, encoded by the coding sequence ATGAAAATGAGGCGAATGGGACGAACCGGGCTGATGGTCTCAGAGGTGTGCCTTGGAACCATGACGTTTGGCGCGCAATGTGACGAGAAGACCTCCTTTGCGATTATGGACAAGGCTCGGGATTGGGGGATTAATTTCATTGACACGGCCGATATGTACCCTCTGCCCCCCACCCTCGAAACGGCGGGGCGCACCGAGGAGATCGTTGGAAAATGGCTCAAAGGCAAGCGCCCTCAATTCGTGGTCGCCACCAAATGCCGGTTTGCCATGGGGCCGGGGCCTAACGACGTGGGGCTATCCCGTAAGCATATCTTCAATGCCATCGATGCCAGCCTGAGGCGGCTTCAATGTGATTACATCGATCTTTACCAGGTTCATGCGCCGGACCCCATGACCTCGATTGAAGAAACGCTCCGCGCTTTGGATGATCTAGTCCGCTCGGGGAAAGTCCGATACATTGGCTGTTCGAATTTCAGCGCGTGGGAACTGGCGAAGGCGCTCTGGACCAGCGAGCGGTTGAATCTGGCGCGCTTCGAATGCTTTCAACCGCGTTACAATTTGCTCTTTCGTGAGATTGAGGCCGAACTGCTGCCGATCTGCCGGGAGGAGCGACTGGGGGTGATTCCTTACAATCCCCTGGGGGGCGGGTTCCTCAGTGGAAAATACAAGAAGGGCCAGTCCCCGGTTGAGGGGACTCGTTTCACGCTGGGAAAGTCCGGCGAGATCTACCGCGAACGGTACTGGCACGACGCCCAGTTTGACTCGGTCAGCAGGCTTCAGGATTTTCTGGAGAAGAAGAACAAGCCGTTGATTCATGCGGCCCTGGCGTGGGTGCTCGCTCAGGTGGGGATTACTTCAGCCATTGTCGGTGCCACTCGCCCCGAACAACTCGACCAGTCACTCCCCGGCGTCGACCTCGACCTGGACGCCGAAGATCTCGCCGCCTGTGATGCGGTGTGGTATCAGTTGCCCCGTGTCCGTCCCGGAGCGGGGTCTGTGAAACTGACTCGATGA
- a CDS encoding UPF0182 family protein: MRFRARWIVLILFVLILFVIPFFETAVRLVTDWWWYQELGYGIVFERELATSLMLGVAFGVIFFLSVYLNVWLARHHAVGEIDLDNPIWRNFPYYEALKTLLTRFLFVVLVLLAVFFGVWGASEWQEYLSFSNATSFSIPDPLFHRDIGFYVFRLPFYQFLQAFAMATLVIAFIVSALIHLIQGELSVVRRGVRLEQRMRAHLLSLLALISILFAVSYQFDAWGLLYSARGVVFGASYTDVHADLPLIRFLTGASVLTSLLAAFQIARRGYKFLLTGVGLIVVGMLGLAFYPELVQKFDVVPNEINKERPYIQNVIQYTRQAYDIQNVDEREFPAEDNLTAKDLKKNDLTIKNIRLWDHQPLLATYAQLQEIRTYYDFVDVDNDRYTVNGEYRQVMLSPRELASENLPSRNWINEHLTYTHGYGLCLGPVNVVSGEGQPEFFIKNIPPVSNINMTVTRPEIYYGELSGSYCFVNTTSPEFDYPSGEENTYTKYEGKGGIQMNGILKKILFALRFKEIKFLLANDITRDSRLMFYRRVVERVEKVIPMARVDRNPYMVIDNGRLYWIIDAYTTTAQYPYSEPRPEVGNYIRNSIKAVVDAYNGDVELYVSTPDDPLIQTQMKIFPGVFHPLNMMPPSLQAHIRVPEYIFSVQASLYATYHMTDPQVFFNKEDLWKIPRRVVGGQDQPMEPYYTIMKLALPREVSQAGTFRGEEEFILMVPFTPSKKDNMIAWMAARCDAPNYGKLVVYNFPKQKLVYGPQQIEVRIDQETEISKQLTLWNQGGSTVIRGSLLVIPIEKSLLYIQPLYLSAAQGGKIPELKRVIVAYGNTIAMEENLELALGRIFGGAPKAEVAAAGAVTPPPAAPAPSSFNLDAAIKDAADAYEHAQQALRNGDWTAYGQEMKKLESALKRLSEKK; this comes from the coding sequence ATGCGATTCAGGGCCCGTTGGATCGTTTTGATTCTGTTTGTCCTCATTCTCTTCGTCATCCCCTTTTTTGAAACCGCTGTTCGTTTGGTTACGGATTGGTGGTGGTACCAGGAACTCGGGTACGGCATTGTCTTCGAACGAGAGCTGGCCACAAGTTTGATGTTAGGGGTGGCCTTCGGCGTCATTTTCTTCTTAAGCGTCTATTTGAATGTCTGGCTGGCGCGACATCACGCGGTGGGAGAAATCGATTTGGACAACCCGATCTGGAGGAACTTCCCTTACTATGAGGCACTGAAGACGCTCCTGACCCGATTCTTGTTTGTGGTCCTGGTTTTGCTCGCAGTCTTCTTTGGAGTGTGGGGAGCGAGTGAGTGGCAGGAATACTTGAGTTTCTCCAACGCAACGAGTTTCTCCATCCCCGACCCCCTCTTTCATCGGGACATTGGATTCTATGTTTTTCGCCTGCCCTTTTACCAATTCCTTCAGGCCTTTGCCATGGCCACGCTGGTCATTGCGTTCATCGTGTCCGCCCTGATCCATCTGATCCAGGGAGAGCTTTCCGTGGTGCGCCGCGGCGTGCGCTTGGAGCAGCGGATGCGTGCGCATTTGCTCTCCCTGCTCGCTCTCATCAGCATTTTGTTCGCTGTGAGTTACCAGTTCGATGCGTGGGGCCTGCTTTATTCGGCGCGCGGCGTGGTGTTCGGGGCCAGCTACACCGATGTGCATGCCGATCTTCCCCTGATCCGTTTTCTGACAGGGGCTTCGGTGTTGACCTCCCTGCTGGCGGCCTTCCAGATCGCACGGCGGGGTTACAAGTTCCTTTTGACAGGGGTGGGGCTCATTGTAGTGGGGATGCTTGGCCTGGCCTTCTATCCTGAACTGGTGCAGAAATTCGATGTCGTGCCAAACGAGATTAACAAGGAACGGCCCTACATACAGAATGTCATTCAATACACCCGTCAGGCTTACGACATTCAAAACGTGGATGAACGCGAGTTTCCTGCCGAGGATAATCTGACGGCCAAAGATCTGAAGAAAAACGATCTCACCATCAAGAATATCCGCTTGTGGGACCATCAGCCCCTGTTGGCTACCTATGCGCAATTGCAGGAAATCCGCACTTACTACGACTTTGTGGATGTCGATAACGACCGGTACACCGTCAACGGGGAATACCGGCAGGTCATGCTCAGCCCCCGGGAACTGGCCTCTGAGAATCTCCCGAGCCGGAATTGGATCAACGAACACCTCACCTACACCCATGGGTACGGACTGTGCCTGGGTCCGGTCAATGTGGTCTCCGGCGAGGGACAGCCGGAGTTCTTTATTAAGAACATTCCTCCTGTTTCAAATATCAACATGACCGTGACCCGGCCCGAAATCTATTACGGGGAACTCTCCGGCAGTTATTGTTTCGTCAACACCACTTCTCCGGAGTTCGATTACCCGTCCGGCGAAGAGAACACGTATACGAAATATGAAGGCAAGGGCGGGATTCAAATGAACGGAATCCTGAAAAAGATACTCTTTGCCCTCCGGTTCAAGGAAATCAAGTTCCTGCTGGCCAACGACATCACCCGGGACAGCCGCCTGATGTTTTACCGTCGAGTGGTCGAGCGGGTCGAAAAGGTGATTCCCATGGCCCGTGTGGACCGCAATCCTTACATGGTGATTGATAACGGGAGGTTGTACTGGATCATCGACGCCTACACTACAACGGCACAATATCCTTATTCGGAGCCCCGGCCGGAGGTGGGAAACTATATCCGCAACTCGATCAAGGCGGTGGTCGACGCCTACAACGGCGACGTCGAACTTTATGTCAGCACACCGGACGACCCTCTGATTCAGACGCAGATGAAAATCTTTCCGGGGGTATTTCATCCCCTCAACATGATGCCCCCCTCCCTGCAGGCTCACATCCGGGTTCCCGAATATATCTTCTCCGTCCAGGCTTCGCTCTATGCGACCTACCACATGACCGATCCGCAGGTGTTTTTTAACAAGGAGGATTTGTGGAAGATCCCGCGGCGTGTCGTCGGAGGGCAGGACCAACCCATGGAGCCCTACTACACCATCATGAAACTGGCGCTACCCCGGGAGGTGAGCCAGGCGGGCACTTTCCGCGGAGAGGAGGAATTCATCCTCATGGTCCCGTTCACGCCCTCCAAGAAGGACAACATGATCGCCTGGATGGCCGCGAGGTGTGACGCGCCCAATTATGGAAAGCTAGTGGTATACAATTTCCCTAAGCAAAAACTGGTCTATGGCCCCCAGCAGATCGAGGTGCGCATCGATCAGGAAACAGAAATCTCAAAACAACTCACCCTGTGGAACCAGGGTGGCTCCACCGTCATCCGCGGGAGCCTCCTCGTCATCCCGATCGAGAAATCCCTGCTTTATATCCAGCCGCTTTATCTTTCCGCGGCACAGGGGGGGAAGATTCCCGAACTGAAACGGGTCATCGTGGCCTACGGGAACACGATTGCCATGGAAGAAAATCTGGAACTGGCCCTCGGCCGGATTTTCGGCGGCGCGCCTAAAGCGGAAGTGGCAGCGGCCGGCGCCGTGACGCCCCCTCCCGCAGCCCCGGCGCCCTCGTCCTTCAATCTGGATGCGGCCATCAAGGATGCCGCCGACGCTTACGAGCATGCACAACAGGCGTTGCGCAATGGCGATTGGACGGCCTATGGGCAGGAGATGAAGAAGCTGGAGTCAGCCTTGAAACGACTGAGCGAGAAGAAATAG
- a CDS encoding NAD-dependent deacylase, translating to MDSLQKRLAEASELIKSSKWLVAFTGAGISTESGLADFRSPGGVWDRHRVVTFQEFLRDHEARVAYWTMKREFYNEFRNAKPNKAHLALAELERTGKLKAVITQNIDGLHQAAGSAPGIVIELHGTNRKAHCLDCGTEWPFEEVQVRLEAGDLDPKCKLCDGLIKPSTISFGQAMPQAELTRAYECASKCDRLLMIGSSLQVAPASSIPPLAHESGAKLIFINRTKTPWDQIAAVTFQESAGEVMDALVARFRGDSPGGGPARNCVRS from the coding sequence ATGGATTCGCTCCAGAAGAGACTGGCTGAGGCATCTGAGCTGATAAAGTCCTCCAAGTGGCTGGTGGCCTTTACCGGCGCGGGGATCTCCACCGAGAGCGGATTGGCCGACTTCCGAAGCCCCGGCGGCGTGTGGGATCGGCATCGGGTCGTCACGTTCCAGGAGTTTTTGAGGGATCATGAGGCCCGCGTTGCATACTGGACGATGAAAAGGGAGTTTTACAATGAATTTCGGAACGCAAAGCCCAATAAAGCGCATCTCGCGTTGGCGGAACTGGAAAGAACAGGGAAGCTGAAGGCCGTCATCACCCAAAACATCGATGGGCTTCACCAGGCCGCGGGCAGTGCGCCCGGGATTGTGATCGAGCTTCATGGAACCAACCGGAAGGCCCACTGCCTCGATTGCGGCACCGAATGGCCCTTCGAGGAAGTCCAGGTCAGACTGGAGGCCGGCGACCTCGATCCGAAATGCAAGCTGTGTGACGGGCTCATCAAGCCTTCCACGATTTCCTTCGGTCAGGCCATGCCTCAGGCGGAATTGACGCGGGCCTATGAGTGTGCGTCAAAGTGCGATCGGCTGCTCATGATCGGCTCCTCTTTACAGGTGGCCCCTGCCTCTTCAATCCCTCCGTTGGCCCATGAATCGGGTGCAAAACTCATCTTCATCAACCGCACGAAAACCCCGTGGGACCAGATTGCCGCAGTCACCTTTCAAGAAAGTGCGGGGGAGGTGATGGACGCCCTGGTGGCGCGCTTCCGGGGGGACTCGCCGGGAGGAGGTCCGGCTCGTAACTGCGTCCGGTCGTAG
- a CDS encoding DUF3592 domain-containing protein: MANIESPKTSISEKALRDPGTSIQIFVFGMFLLVGGGIAYVLLIGPILHVVKAKSWIETPCVVISSRVASHRGSKGGTTYSVDIRYAYGVEGRQYVSTRYQFFQGSSGGFEKKWEIVRSYRPGQQAICFVDPDDPRSAVLERGFTSELYFGLIPLVFLVIGGVGLTCAVRRMHRRNAASPQTPWLSRSVQVRIQTPSASSPLSPASSSEPLTLKPQASPIAKLLGIILFSAFWNGIISVFIFQAWKTWRGGSPDWSLTLFMIPFVLVGLGTIVGVGYFFLALFNPRPKLTVSPGAIPLGGSAQLEWEVTGRADRIRRFCIYLEGREEATYPSGKSTHTDKEAFARIDAIDTQTPGYMTHGTARITVPPDTVPSFESAHNKIVWLLCVRGDIERWPDLDEEFPIAVLPMNSPGRSSQ; encoded by the coding sequence ATGGCTAACATCGAATCGCCGAAAACATCCATTTCCGAGAAGGCCCTTCGAGATCCCGGAACTTCAATCCAGATTTTCGTGTTCGGGATGTTTCTTCTCGTGGGGGGCGGGATCGCTTATGTCCTCCTGATTGGCCCCATCCTCCACGTCGTGAAAGCGAAGAGTTGGATTGAAACACCGTGCGTGGTGATATCGAGTCGGGTCGCAAGCCATCGCGGCAGCAAAGGCGGCACCACGTACAGTGTGGACATCCGGTACGCCTACGGGGTTGAGGGGCGCCAGTATGTTTCAACCCGCTACCAATTCTTCCAGGGCTCGAGCGGCGGCTTCGAGAAGAAGTGGGAGATTGTCCGATCCTATCGACCGGGACAGCAAGCCATCTGTTTCGTCGACCCCGACGACCCTCGCAGTGCCGTTCTGGAGCGCGGGTTTACTTCAGAATTATATTTTGGACTCATACCGCTGGTTTTCCTGGTGATTGGCGGAGTGGGCTTAACCTGCGCGGTTCGCCGTATGCACAGGAGGAACGCTGCCTCGCCTCAGACGCCCTGGCTGTCTCGCTCTGTACAGGTTCGAATTCAGACCCCGTCCGCATCCAGTCCTCTCAGCCCGGCGTCCTCTTCCGAACCCTTGACGCTCAAACCCCAGGCATCGCCCATCGCAAAACTGCTGGGGATCATTCTCTTCTCAGCTTTCTGGAACGGTATCATTTCGGTTTTCATCTTCCAGGCATGGAAGACATGGCGTGGGGGATCACCCGATTGGTCTCTGACGCTCTTCATGATTCCATTTGTGCTCGTGGGACTGGGAACGATCGTGGGCGTGGGTTATTTCTTCCTGGCACTTTTCAATCCCCGGCCGAAACTTACAGTCAGCCCCGGCGCAATCCCGCTGGGAGGATCGGCCCAGTTGGAATGGGAAGTGACCGGACGAGCTGACCGGATCCGGCGGTTTTGCATTTACCTCGAGGGCAGAGAGGAAGCTACCTATCCAAGCGGCAAATCCACCCACACCGACAAGGAGGCCTTTGCCCGAATCGATGCCATCGACACGCAGACCCCGGGATACATGACCCATGGAACCGCCCGGATCACGGTCCCGCCAGACACGGTCCCCTCCTTTGAAAGCGCCCATAATAAGATTGTCTGGTTGCTGTGTGTGCGGGGAGACATCGAACGCTGGCCGGATCTTGACGAAGAGTTTCCCATCGCGGTCCTGCCCATGAATTCCCCCGGGAGGTCCTCCCAGTGA
- a CDS encoding SPFH domain-containing protein: MIQEKEYRGVTGWLMLAILLLLLGFLIYGLIGEVPRGEVALILAYTAGLIVDVVLLAGLFIVNPNEGKVLQLFGSYKGTEKIPGLRWANPFYSKRRISLRVRNFESGHLKVNDIEGNPIEIAAVVVWKVVDSAEACFVVDNYENYVQVQSESALRNLATAYAYDSHDEKLMSLRGQTNAIAEHLKQEIQDRLTKAGVEVIEARISHLAYAPEIAAAMLQRQQAGAIIAARQRIVEGAVSMVEMALDMLAKQKIVELDEERKAAMVSNLLVVLCSERGTQPVVNTGSLYH, from the coding sequence ATGATTCAGGAAAAAGAGTATCGCGGGGTAACGGGATGGTTGATGCTTGCCATCCTTCTTTTGCTGCTCGGGTTCTTGATCTACGGGCTGATCGGTGAAGTGCCCAGGGGAGAAGTGGCCCTCATCCTGGCCTACACGGCCGGTTTGATCGTCGACGTCGTGCTTTTAGCCGGCCTCTTCATTGTCAACCCGAACGAGGGGAAGGTCCTTCAACTCTTCGGGAGCTACAAGGGGACCGAAAAGATCCCGGGCCTTCGATGGGCCAACCCTTTTTACAGCAAGAGGCGGATCTCGCTGCGGGTCCGGAATTTTGAAAGCGGGCACCTCAAGGTTAACGACATCGAGGGCAACCCGATTGAAATTGCCGCGGTGGTGGTGTGGAAGGTTGTGGACTCGGCTGAAGCCTGCTTCGTGGTGGACAACTACGAGAATTATGTCCAGGTGCAGAGTGAGTCGGCGTTGCGGAATCTCGCGACAGCATACGCCTATGATTCCCACGACGAGAAACTGATGTCGCTCCGCGGGCAGACCAACGCCATTGCCGAACATTTGAAGCAGGAAATCCAGGACCGCCTGACGAAGGCCGGGGTGGAAGTCATCGAGGCGCGGATCAGCCATCTGGCCTATGCGCCGGAGATTGCCGCGGCCATGTTACAGCGCCAGCAGGCGGGCGCCATCATTGCCGCCCGTCAGCGCATTGTCGAAGGCGCCGTCAGCATGGTGGAGATGGCCCTGGATATGCTGGCCAAGCAGAAGATCGTGGAACTGGATGAAGAGCGCAAGGCCGCGATGGTCAGCAATTTGCTGGTGGTGTTGTGCAGCGAGCGCGGCACCCAGCCCGTCGTGAACACCGGATCGCTCTACCATTAA
- a CDS encoding Arc family DNA binding domain-containing protein encodes MAERKSFLLRMDPAVMAALERWAGDELRSLNGQIEYLLRRALQKGGRLPAPDGRPKRREEGRRG; translated from the coding sequence GTGGCCGAACGCAAATCATTTCTCTTGCGCATGGACCCGGCGGTGATGGCGGCTCTTGAGCGCTGGGCCGGCGACGAACTGCGCAGCCTCAACGGGCAGATTGAATACCTGTTGAGGCGGGCGCTTCAAAAGGGCGGCCGCCTGCCCGCTCCGGATGGACGACCCAAACGCCGTGAAGAGGGAAGACGCGGATGA